A genomic segment from Nicotiana tabacum cultivar K326 chromosome 9, ASM71507v2, whole genome shotgun sequence encodes:
- the LOC142163859 gene encoding uncharacterized protein LOC142163859, with protein MVTFKERIYGEILSSDKIQLLSRLLAKLDSANVATSNHVQSGTAFVAHFNSWIVDSGANRHMIGSFKGIQNYSLCPKGDNVKIANGSLTAISGIGYVICTPNIKLSSVLHVPEFPVSLLSVSAITKALNCKIEFFPDHCIFQDFQTEKRIGSGRLRDDLYILDGIQNSSQAFLEKFDDKVKILRNDNGSEYTDKRFGTYLESNGIVHQTSCPYTSAQNVVSERRNRHLLEVARSLMFTMPLLKAYWRDVILVAAYFINRQTPQFSKFSRSFKGKVSNVIILPLGYLLLAWMLPFENLSLISVLPHHLFRGESSKEEEGETIGRLDRPDLKTYSRRNRAEEAIMQSTKAEPSSTGELSAFPNELDLLCLSISSISIPKNWREDFADPKRKQGLIEEMKALSKNKTWEFVTSPLDKKLTFLSCATNLDWDLQQFDTKNAFLHGDLEEEVYMEIHPRFNTAQSQGKFNVNNIVITGDDKEEMIRLKKLLAHELEIKDLGKL; from the exons ATGGTGACATTCAAGGAGAGGATTTACGGAGAAATCTTGTCTTCAGATAAAATTCAGCTTCTCAGCCGCCTCCTAGCCAAACTTGACTCCGCTAATGTTGCCACATCCAATCATGTGCAATCAGGTACTGCCTTTGTTGCTCACTTTAATTCTTGGATTGTTGATTCTGGTGCAAATAGGCATATGATAGGCTCTTTTAAAGGCATTCAAAACTATTCTCTGTGTCCCAAAGGAGATAATGTTAAAATAGCCAATGGTTCTTTAACAGCTATCTCTGGAATAGGTTATGTAATTTGTACTCCTAATATTAAACTATCATCCGTGCTCCATGTTCCTGAGTTTCCTGTCAGTCTTTTATCTGTTAGTGCCATCACCAAAGCTCTAAATTGTAAAATCGAGTTCTTTCCCGATCATTGTATTTTTCAGGATTTTCAAACGGAAAAAAGGATTGGCAGTGGTAGATTGCGTGATGACTTGTATATATTAGATGGAATTCAAAACTCTAGTCAAGCCTTTTTGGAGAAA TTTGATGACAAAGTAAAAATCTTGAGAAATGACAATGGCAGCGAATACACGGATAAAAGATTTGGTACTTATTTGGAGTCCAATGGGATAGTCCATCAGACTAGTTGTCCTTACACTAGTGCACAAAATGTGGTCAGTGAAAGAAGAAATAGGCATTTGTTAGAAGTAGCAAGATCTCTTATGTTTACCATGCCTCTACTAAAAGCTTACTGGAGAGATGTTATTCTAGTAGCTGCCTATTTTATCAATAGACAAACCCCTCAATTTTCAAAGTTCTCTAGAAGTTTTAAAGG AAAGGTTTCAAATGTTATCATCCTCCCTCTAGGATATCTTTTGTTAGCATGGATGTTACCTTTCGAGAATCTGAGCCTTATTTCAGTATTACCTCATCACCTCTTCAGGGGGGAGAGCAGTAAGGAGGAAGAG GGGGAGACTATTGGGCGTTTGGATAGGCCTGATTTGAAAACTTACTCAAGGAGAAATAGAGCAGAAGAAGCCATCATGCAATCTACCAAAGCTGAACCTTCTTCTACTGGTGAGTTATCTGCATTTCCTAATGAGTTAGAT TTACTTTGCCTGTCTATTTCTTCTATATCTATTCCTAAGAATTGGAGGGAAGATTTTGCAGATCCTAAACGAAAGCAAGGTTTGATTGAAGAAATGAAGGCCTTGTCAAAAAATAAGACTTGGGAATTTGTCACTTCACCACTAGACAAGAAGTTA ACTTTTTTGTCTTGTGCAACTAATCTTGATTGGGACTTGCAACAATTTGATACAAAgaatgcatttcttcatggagacttAGAAGAAGAGGTGTATATGGAGATTCATCCTAGATTTAATACTGCACAGAGTCAAGGAAAG TTTAATGTTAATAACATAGTAATTACAGGAGATGACAAAGAAGAGATGATCCGATTAAAGAAATTGTTGGCACATGAACTTGAGATCAAGGATCTAGGAAAATTGTAG